The DNA region TGGAGGACGCGCCGGCGGCCTACAAGGAGTTCGATGACGGATCGGCGTTCAAGTACGTCATCGATCCGCACGGCTCTGTGGCGGCCTGACCATCTAACCCGGAATGCCCCCCGGTCATGTCGGGGGGCATTCTGAGCCGTTGGGGGCGGACTGCTTGCCGCACGCACACCCCCTTCCGGCTTGTCGATCTAACACCCCCCCGGATCGGCAAGCCGCCCCCTTCTGGAACGCAGCATCAGCCATGGCGCTGCGCTTTTCCGAAGCCGTAACGCCCTGTCGGGCGCTTTCACCACCCTCAGACATTATCCCTCTTGCATACTGGCTAGGAGTATCTTATACATACTCCCAGCCAGTATGCTTGGCTCCGAATCGAGATATCGAAACGGGGACTCGCAACCGGCGGTCCGGTTCTAGAAAAGAGGGAGATCCAAACATGAAATCTCGCGCCGCCGTAGCCTTCGAGGCAGGCAAGCCGCTCGAAATCGTCGAGATCGATGTCGCACCGCCCCAGAAAGGTGAAGTGCTCATCAAAGTCACGCATACCGGGGTATGCCACACCGACGCTTTCACGCTGTCCGGCAACGATCCGGAGGGCATTTTCCCGGTCGTTCTCGGCCATGAGGGCGCGGGCATCGTCGTCGAGGTCGGCGAGGGCGTCACCAGCGTCAAGCCGGGCGATCACGTCATTCCGCTCTACACCGCCGAGTGCGGCAAGTGCGAGTTCTGCCTGTCCGGCAAGACCAACCTGTGCGTCGCGGTTCGCGAAACGCAGGGCAAGGGCCTGATGCCCGACGGCACCACGCGCTTCTCCTACAACGGCCAGCCCCTCTATCACTATATGGGCTGCTCGACGTTCAGCGAATACACCGTCGTCGCCGAAGTCTCGCTCGCCAAGATCAACCCCGAAGCGAACCCCGAGCATGTCTGCCTTCTGGGCTGCGGCGTCACCACCGGCATCGGCGCGGTCCACAACACCGCCAAGGTGCAGCCGGGTGACTCGGTTGCCGTGTTCGGTCTGGGCGGCATCGGTCTCGCCGCGATCCAGGGCGCGCGTCAGGCCAAGGCAGGACGCATCATCGCGATCGACACCAACCCGACGAAGTTCGAGCTGGCGCGTCAGTTCGGCGCGACCGACTGCATCAACCCCAAGGACTATGACAAGCCGATCCAGCAAGTGCTGATCGAGATGACCGGGTGGGGCATCGACCACACGTTCGAGTGCATCGGTAACGTCCATGTCATGCGGGCCGCGCTGGAATCCGCGCATCGTGGCTGGGGCCAGTCGATCGTCATCGGCGTCGCTGGCGCGGGCCAGGAAATCTCCACCCGTCCGTTCCAGCTCGTCACGGGCCGGGTCTGGAAGGGGTCGGCCTTTGGCGGTGTCAAGGGACGGACCCAGCTTCCCGGCATGGTCGAGGACGCCATGAAGGGTGAAATCGATCTGGCGCCCTTCGTCACCCACACCATGGGTCTCGATGAGATCAACGAAGCCTTCGATCTGATGCACGAAGGCAAGTCGATCCGCACCGTGATCCACTACTGATCCCTCAACTCTAACCTTCAATTTCAATAGTTAACCTCAAGGAAGAATATCATGGCTGATCCCGTTATCTCCGGCAACGGCGTGTTCTCGCACGTCTTCATCGGCGCGGCCGATGTCGAGCAGTCGGCAGCGTTCTACGACGCCGCTCTGGGCGCCCTGGGCGTCAAGAACCTCGGCCCCTTCGGCAATGGTTGGGTGCTCTACGGCCGCGAAAAGCCTGCTTTCATCATTGCCCGTCCCGGCAATGGCGAAGCGCCCTCCAGCAACGGCGTGACGGTCGGCTTCGCCGCCGCGACGCCCGCCGAAGTGGACGCTTTCCACGCGGCCGGCCTCGCCGCTGGTGGCACCGACGAGGGCCAGCCCGGCCCGCGGGGCCACCTGCCGGGTGCCTATGCGGCCTATCTGCGCGATCCGGCGGGCAACAAGGTCTGCTCGTACACCTTCATCTAAAGCCGGAAGGTGAGGGCGATACCGGCAACCCTATGACTGGCTGTCGCCGGCGCTGGAACAGGCGCCGGCGCTTCCCCCCGCACCACAGCCAGGAAAAGGGCGCCTATCACCACACCGTCCACCAACCGTCGAAGCAAGGAAACAAAAATGGAACGTGTCGAACATCACGCCAGCTTCGGCGGTTGGCAGGACGTCTATCAGCATGACTCGATCAGCCTGGGTTGCCCGATGAAGGTCGGCGTCTATCTGCCTCCCCAGGTGAAGGACGGTCGCGTGCCGGTGCTGTATTGGCTGTCCGGCCTGACTTGCACCGAACAGAATTTCATTACGAAGGCTGTCGCGCAGCGTTTCGCTGCCGAGCACGGGATCATCCTCGTCGCGCCGGACACGAGCCCGCGAGGCGAAGGCGTGGCCGACGATCCCAGCTATGATCTGGGACAGGGCGCCGGCTTCTACGTCAACGCGACTGAGGAACCTTGGGCTGCCCACTACCGCATGTACGATTATGTCGTCGAGGAATTGCCGGCGCTGATCGAAGCCACATTTCCGGCCGATGATCGCCGGGCGATTGCCGGTCATTCGATGGGCGGGCACGGCGCACTCGTTGCCGCTCTGCGCAATCCGGGGCGCTATCGCAGCGTATCGGCCTTTTCGCCGATCGTCGCGCCGAGCCAGGTGCCTTGGGGCGAGCGCGCTCTGACGGCCTATCTCGGAGACGATCGCGCCGGGTGGAAGCATTACGACACCATCGAACTCATCAAGTCCGCCAGCGAGCGCCTGCCGTTGCTCGTCGATCAGGGCATGGATGATGAGTTTCTGGATCGCGAGCTGCGCCCGGATCTGCTGAAGGCGGCCTGCGAGGCTGCGGGGCACCCGCTGATCCTCAACCTGCGACCCGGCTACGATCACAGCTATTATTTCATCGCTAGCTTCATCGGCGAGCATATCGGCCATCATGCCAAGGCGCTGTTCCAATGAGCGCGGCGGCATCCTCGGCCATGCGCGAAATCGCGTCCAGCAATGACCCCGCCTCCGGTCGCCATCGCGTGGTGGTCGTGGGCGCGGGCTTCGGCGGCCTCGAAACCGTCCAGCGGCTCGCGGGGAGCGGCGTTGACATCACCCTTGTCGATCGCCGCAACCACCATCTTTTTCAGCCGCTGCTCTATCAGGTCGCGGGCGCGTCGCTGTCGCCATCGGAGATCGCCTGGCCGATCCGCTCGCTCTTCGCCAAGCGCAAGGACGTTCGGACTCTGCTCGGTGAGGTCGAAGGCGTGGACACGGGCAACCGGCGCGTCGTTCTCGAAGACGGCTCGACGCTTGGCTATGACACACTCGTCATCGCGACGGGCGCGCGGCATTCCTATTTCGGGCATGACCAATGGGAGCCTTATGCTCCGGGCCTCAAATCGCTCGAAGATGCGACCACCATTCGCCGGCGCCTTCTCGTCGCGTTCGAAGAAGCCGAGCGCGAGAGCGATCCCGCGCGCCGTGCGGCCTTGCAGACCTTCGTTATCATCGGCGGCGGGCCTACCGGCGTCGAACTGGCCGGCACGATCGCGGAGCTTGCCCGTCTGACACTGGTGCGCGATTTCCGGTCGATCGATCCGCGCGCGACGCGGGTGGTGCTGGTCGAAGCCGGGCAGCGGCTCCTGCAGGTCTTCCCGGAAGATCTGTCGGCCTATACCGCTCAGGCGCTTGAAAAGCTCGGTGTCGAAATCAAGCTCGGCAAGCCGGTCACGGAATGTTCCGAGCATGGGGTCGTGGTCGACGGTGTGCCTATTCCCGCTGAAACGATTTTGTGGGCAGCAGGCGTTCAGGCCTCGCCCGCCGCGCGCTGGCTGAACGCTGAAGCCGATCGCGCGGGCCGCGTGGTCGTCGGGCCGGACCTGACAGTGCCAGGACACCCCGACATTTTCGTGATCGGCGATACCGCAGCCTCGAACGGGTATGACGGCAAGCCGGTGCCCGGTCTCGCGCCGGCTGCAAAGCAGGCCGGACAATATGTGGCCCGGCTGATCCGCCAGCGCTTTAAGGGGCAGAATGCTTCGGAACCGTTCCGTTACCGGCATCAAGGCAATCTGGCGACGATCGGCCGCAGCCTTGCGGTCGTCGATATGGGCGGGTTCAAATTGCGCGGTGTTCTGGCGTGGTGGATGTGGAAACTGATCCACATCTACTTCCTGATCGGGACGCAAAATCGGATGAGTGTTGCACTAAGCTGGATGTGGACCCACGGCATAGGATATCGTGGCTCGCGTCTGATTACTTACAGCGATCTCGCTCAGCACGATGCCGGGCAGGACCATGACAAGGGGAGGGAAGGCGATTGAGTGAAGAGGGCAGCGCCGAGAACAGCGGTTCAACTGTCTATGGAATGCCCACCTATGAGAATAGGCGGGTTGCCATCGACGAGGTTCATGCGCGCCCTTATTTGCTGATAGATGCGCCGCGTGCCCTGGTGCAGCTCGCCTTCATGAACGAGGGCAATCTGACGAAGGACAAGGCGACCCTCGCGGAAATATCGAGCCGGATGGGCGCCCCGCTGCCGGATCAGGACACACCTCTTCATGGCCTGACCTGGGATCAGGGTAAATTGCACTGTGAGAAGCACACCGAGTTCTCGACCTACTTGTGGAGTGCGCCCCTCGATCCGGGCACCGGGGAGCTGGCGGGTGAAGATCCGTTCAAGCACGGCTTTACGCCGCCCGGGCCGGTCATTTGCGGCGTCCGCCTGGACGTTGTTACGTGGACCGAAGAGACCGCGACCTATATCGATCGCTTCGACCCGATCAGCCGGTGTCATTCGCTCGTCGAGGATGGCATGGCCGATATCGTCACCGATTTCCGTCAGGACGCCGATGGGCTAACCCGCATCCTCATCCTCGATCGCGGTTTGACGCCGATCCGGCTTGGCGCGCTGGCACAGCGGCTCCTCGAAATCGAGACCTATCGGACGCTGGCCCTGCTCGGCATCCCACTGACCCAATCGCTGGGGCCGCATCTGCGCAGCATAGAGAAGCGCCTTGCCGCCATCACCAACGAGATGCGCAAATCTGCACGCCGCGACAGCGAGGGGCTACTTTCCCGGCTGACCGACCTTTCGGCCGAGCTGGAGGCGGACACGGCGTCCAGCCTCTACCGCTTCGGTGCGAGCCGTGCCTATTATGAAATCGTCGAGGAGCGGCTTGCAGCGCTCGGCGAAACCTTCGTCCCGGGCTGCTATCGCTGGCGCAACTTCCTCCATCGCAGGATCGCGCCCGCCATGCGGACCTGTCGCGTGATCGAGGAACGGCAAGCCAATCTCTCCGACAAGCTGGCGCGCGCGACCACGCTGCTGCGGTCGTGGATCGATGTGCAACTCGAACGCCAGAACAGCGATCTGCTGGCCTCGATGGACAATCGGGCGAAGCTGCAATTGCAGCTTCAACAGACCGTGGAAGGCCTGTCTGTCGCGGCGATCTCCTATTATGTGATCGGCCTGCTCTCCTATCTCATCAAGGGCATACCGGGGATTCACGACATGGTGGCGCCCGAGCTGGTGATCGCCGCTCTGGTTCCCCTTGCCGTCCTTGGTGTCTGGTGGACCGTTCGACAGATCAGGAACGCGCACAGCGACCATGGACCGCCGCCCGCAAAAAAGCAGATATGATCCCTTTATCGCCTCCGTGCGTCTAGCGCGCGCCGGGGGCGAAACCGGCAGGAGGATTTCCAGTGTCGACCGATGTTTTCATACTGCACTCGCAATACACGCCGGCAGGCGATCAGCCCGAAGCGATCGCGCGCCTGATCGCCGGCGTCGAAGAGGGGGCACATCACCAGACCCTCAAGGGCATCACGGGCTCGGGCAAGACCTTCACGATGGCGAACATCATCCATCGTCTGAAGCGCCCCACCTTGATCCTTGCCCCCAACAAGACGCTGACATCGCAGCTCTATGACGAGATGCGGCGATTTTTCCCTGAAAACGCCGTGGAGTATTTCGTCTCCTATTACGACTATTTCCAACCGGAAGTGTATCTGCCGGGCCGCGATGAGTTCATTCCGAAGGATTCCTCGATCAACGAGCATCTGGAACGGTTGCGCCTGTCGACGACAAAATCGCTGATCGAGCGCCGCGATACGATCGTCGTCGCCTCGGTATCGTCGATCTACGGCATGGGCGATCCCGACAATTATCGCGCGCTCCAGGTTCCGCTGACCGAGGGCGCGCGGTTGGGACAGGAAGAGCTTTTCCGCAGCCTGGCGCGCCTGCAATATGATCGGGCCGAGCATAAGCTGAAGCGCGGCACTTATCGCGCTGATGGCGACGCTGTTGAGATTTACCCGGCGGATTCGGAATATAAGGCGCTGCGCGTCGGTTTGGCAAACGGCGTGATCGCGTCGCTCCAATGGTTCGATGCGGCGACCGGCAAGCCGATGGAAAGCGCCGATCACTATCTTGTCTCGCCCAAGACTGTTCTGGCGGCGACCGCAGATCAGGCCCGCAAGGCCGCCACGGCGATCCTCGAAGAGTTGGAAACGCAGGTCGAACGGCTGACCAGCGAAAACCGCCTGACGGAAGCGGCGCGCCTCTATGATCGCATCACCAACGATGCCGAGATGTTGCGCGAGGTCGGATATTGCTCGGGCATGGAAAATTACGCCTGCTATCTGAGCGGTCGTGACCCTGCGCTCCCGCCCATAACCCTGCTCGACTATCTGCCCAAGGACGGGCTGCTGTTCGTCGACGAATCGCATGTGATGATCCCACAGATCTCGGCGATGTTCCGGGGCGACCAGGCCCGCAAGGATACGCTGATCGATTATGGCTTCCGCCTGCCGTCTTCGAAGGACAGCCACCCCCTGAGCTTCCACGAGTTCGAACAGGTCAAGCCGCAGACGATCTTCGTGTCCGCCACCCCCGGCGCTTATGAGGTAAAGGCCTCGCAAGGCAGGGTGGTTGAACAGATCGTGCGGCCGACCGGCCTGCTCGATCCGAAGGTGGAAGTCCGCCCGTCCCAAGGCGCGCGTGACGATTTGCTACGCGAGATCGCGCAGCGCACGCAGCGCGATGAGCGCGTGCTGGTTACGACGCTGACCAAGGTTGCGACCGAGGAGCTGCACGCTTTCCTCGAAAGCGAAGGCATTCGCGCGCGTTACATGCACTCTGACATCAAGGTCGAGGATAGGGTCGCGATCATCGAGGGCCTGCGCGTGGGCGAGTTCGACGTGCTGATCGGGATCAGTTTGCTGCGCGAAGGGCTCGACATCCCAGAAGCGTCGCTGATTGCGATCTTCGATGCAGACCGCGCGGGCTTCCTGCGCTCGGCCCAGGCGCTGATCCAGATGATCGGCCGCGTCGCGCGCAATGTGAACGGCACCGCTGTCCTCTACGCCGATATGGTGACGCCGGCGATGCGGGCCGCGATCGATGAGACCGAGAGCCGGCGACAGCGCCAGATCGCCTTCAACGAGGAGAACGACGTCACACCGCTCTCGTCGGTTCGCGGCCTGGCGTCGGCGCAGCCCTACGGGCAAGAGCCGTCGGTCCATTCGGAAGCCTTCTGCGAGAACCTGTACGAGCTTTGCGACCGGATCACGGAGAAGGAACAGGCGCTGCTCGCGGCGGTGGATCACGGCCAAGAGGATCGGGCCGAGACGATCCGGGGCGAGCTGGACGGCCTCTACCGTCAGTTCATTTATCTGTGACGCGCCGGGTGAAAGTGACCGAATGAGCAAGGATCAGGAGCCTCAAACCACCCCCGGCAAGGAACGCGCGCCGCGATCCGGCTTCGTACAAGTGCGCGGCGCGCGGCAGAACAACCTCAAGAATGTTGATGTGGACGTTCCGCGCGATGCCTTCGTGGTGTTCACCGGCATATCGGGATCGGGCAAGTCGAGCCTCGCCTTCGGCACCCTCTATGCCGAGGCACAGCGCCGCTATCTGGAATCGGTCGCGCCCTACGCCCGCCGCCTGATCGATCAGGCCGGCGTGCCGGAGGTTGACGCCATCGACGGGTTGCCGCCCGCGGTCGCGTTGCAGCAGCAGCGCGGCTCGGCCAATGCGCGGTCTTCGGTTGGCAGCGTGACGACGCTCTCCAGCCTGGTGCGGATGCTCTATTCGCGCGTCGGAGAATATCCGCGCAATCAGCCGATGCTCTATGCGGAGGACTTCTCCCCCAACACCGTGGCCGGGGCCTGCCCGACCTGCCACGGCATCGGGCGCGTCTATGACGCGACCGAAGAGACGATGGTGCCCGACGACAGTCTCACCATTCGCGATCGGGCGATCGCGGCATGGCCGCCGGCGTGGCACGGCCAGAACCTGCGCGATATCCTTGTGTCGCTCGGCTATGATGTCGACACGCCATGGCGCGATCTTCCGAAGAAGGATCGTGACTGGATACTCTTCACCGACGAGACGCCGACGGTGCCGGTCTATGCGGGTCTGACGCCCGAACAGACGCGCGTTGCCCTCAAGCGTCGTATGGAGCCGAGCTATCAGGGCACCTTCACCGGCGCCCGTCGCTACGTGCTGGAGACCTTCGCCAACACCAAAAGCGCGCTGATGAAGAAGCGTGTCTCGCAATATATCATCGGCCGCGATTGCCCGACCTGCGACGGCAAGCGCCTGAAGCGCGAGGCCCTGTCGGTGAAGTTTGCCGGCCTGGACATCGCCGAGTTTGGCGACCTGACGGTGCTGAAGCTCCGGGACTTGCTCACGCCCGTCGCCCATGGCGAGTATGGTAGCGCCTCGACGACCCTGAAGGGCCATGTTCTCGGCAAGGCGGCCCGCGATGCGGCGGTTGAACGTAGGGTCGCGGCGGGAGGCTCGGCACACAAGGCAGCGCCTGACGTGCGCCGCACGCCCAATCTTTCCGATGAGAAGCGGGTCGCCGCGCAGCGTCTCGCATCCGAGCTGCTCGAACGGCTAGGCCCGCTGATCGACCTTGGCCTTGGCTACATCTCGCTCGACCGCAGCACGCCGACGCTTTCCTCCGGCGAGCTGCAACGCCTGCGCCTTGCCACTCAATTGTCGTCACAGCTTTTCGGCGTGGTCTATGTGCTGGACGAGCCATCGGCGGGGCTGCACCCGGCAGACGGCGAAGCGTTGCTGACCATCCTTGAGCGGCTGAAGGCGGCGGGCAACTCGCTGTTCGTTGTCGAGCATGATCTTGACGTGATCCGCCATGCCGAATGGCTGGTCGATGTGGGGCCAGGTGCCGGCGAAAAGGGCGGCGAAGTGCTCTACAGCGGCCCGATCGCAGGGCTTGCCGGCGTCGAGGCGTCGATCACCCGTCGCTATCTGTTCGCAGAACCTGACGCCCATGACCGGACCCCGCGCGAAGCAAAAGCATGGCTCCGTCTTGAAGGTGTGACCCGCAACAATCTTCACGGGCTCGACGTCGCGCTACCGATTGGCTGCTTCACCGCCGTCACCGGGGTTTCAGGATCGGGCAAGTCCAGTCTTGTCAGCCAGGCACTTCCGGAGCTTGTGACGGAACAACTCGGCGGCACGCCGGCTGCCGAGGAGGAGGATACCGATCCGCTGCTCGATGTTGCGCGGGAAGAGACCGAAGGCCGCATCGTTGCGGGCATGGAGCATGTGCGCAGGCTGGTGCGGGTCGATCAGAAGCCGATCGGCCGCACTCCACGCTCGAACCTCTCCACCTACAGCGGCCTGTTCGATCATGTGCGCAAGATCTTCGCGAACACCCCACTGGCGCGCCGGCGCCACTACAGCCCGGGCAGGTTCTCCTTCAACGTCGCACAGGGCCGCTGCCCGGTGTGCGAGGGTGAGGGCTTCGTCATGGTGGAGCTGTTGTTCCTGCCCAGCGTCTATGCGCCCTGCTCGACCTGCCATGGCAGCCGCTACAATCCGCAGACGCTCGAAGTCGAATGGAACGGCCGCAACATCGCCCAGGTGCTTGAGCTGACGGTGGACGAGGCGTGCGACTTCTTCGCGAGCGAACCGTCCGTCATGCGCTCGCTCGATGTGCTGCGGGAGATTGGCCTCGGCTATCTGAGGCTTGGACAGCCGGCGACGGAACTGTCGGGCGGCGAGGCCCAGCGCATCAAGCTCGCGACCGAGCTGCAACGCGCCCAGCGTGGCAACACCATCTACATCCTCGACGAGCCGACTTCGGGGCTTCACCCTTCCGACGCTGATCGGCTGATGCGGCACCTGCAGGGCCTTGTCGATGTCGGCAATACGGTCGTCGTCGTCGAGCATGACATGCGAGCTATTTCACAGGTGGATTGGGTGATCGATCTGGGGCCTGGCGCTGGCGAAGATGGTGGCCGGATCATCGCGAGCGGCGTCCCTCACGATGTTGCCGAAGCGCAAGGCAGCCTGACCGCGCCTTATCTAAAGGCGGCGCTTTAGCCGCTTGGACGCCGGCGACAGGGGGGAGTGGGACTATGGTGAGTCTTGTCGATTGGGGTGTGGCGATCCCGATGATCGAGCACCGGCCATGTCTTGCTGGGATGTGATAGCGATGGTCCTGCCCGACCATTCAGGGAGTTGAACGTGCCTTCTACCGTCTCTCAAGATGTTACCGCTCGTTCCCAGGCCGTCGATGCCCGGCTTACCCGCGCTGCGATCTTTCTGGTCGTCTCGATGGGCGCCGGGGAGAAGCCGGAAGCGGGGGTGCGGGGTCTTTGCGCCATCCTGTCGTCGCTGGTTCGTGGCGTGGGCTTCCGGGCGGCAGACGGCGGACTTTCCTGCATCATGGGGATCGGCTCCGATGCTTGGGACCGGCTATTCGGAGCGCCGCGGCCGAAGGAACTGCATCCGTTCCGGGAAATCCGCGGCGTCCATCATGCGCCTTCGACGCCCGGCGACCTGCTGTTTCACATTCGCGCCGCGCGTCAGGATTTGTGTTTCGAGATGGCGGCGCAGATCGTGAAGCGTCTCGCCGGCTTCGCCTCGGTGACGGACGAGGTGCATGGCTTCCGCTACTTCGACGATCGCGACCTGCTGGGATTTGTCGACGGGACGGAAAACCCCGTCGAGCAGGGAGCCAGAGATGCCACGGTGATCGGGGCGGCGGACGATCCGGTCTTCGCTGGCGGCAGCTATGTGATCGTCCAGAAATACCTCCACGACCTCGACAAGTGGAACGCGATTCCCGTGGAGCAGCAGGAGAAGATCGTAGGGCGCGAGAAGCTGTCGGACATCGAGCTGGACGAGGCGGCCAAGCCGAGCTTCGCGCATAACGTGCTCACCAACATCGAGGAGGACGGCGAGCAACTCCAGATCCTGCGCGATAACATGCCGTTCGGCGATGTTGGTAAGGGCGAGTTCGGCACCTATTTCATCGGTTACGCCCGCTCGCCGACCCGCATCGAGCGGATGCTCGACAATATGTTCATCGGTTTGCCACCCGGCAATTACGATCGCTTGCTCGATGTTAGCCGGGCCGTGACCGGCTCGCTTTATTTCGTGCCGTCGGCTGATTTTCTGGACGAGGTAACGCCGGAGCCAGCCACGGCCGATGGCGATGAGGCGGTAGCCGAGGCGCCCGCATCCACGGCGCCGGCACCGGAGCCCTCGTCAGCATCGGATGGATCGCTGCGCATTGGATCACTCAAAGATGAGGCAGGACATGAATAACCTCCATCGCGAACTCGCCCCCATCTCCGACGCCGCTTGGGCGCAAATCGACCAAGAAGCGACCCGAACTCTCAAGCGCTATCTGGCCGCGCGCCGCGTCGTGGACGTGCCGGAACCGAAGGGGGCCACGCTCGCGGCCGTGGGAACGGGCCACACCAAGCCGATCGATGCGCCCAGCGATGGCGTCCAAGCCGTGCGGCGTGCGGTCAACGCCGTGGTCGAACTGCGCGTGCCCTTCACGCTGACCCGCGCGGCGATCGACGATGTGGAGCGCGGCTCCGAGGATTCGGACTGGCAACCGCTCAAGGAAGCCGCCCGCACGATCGCCTTTGCCGAAAATCGCGCGATCTTTGATGGCTATGCCGCTGCCGATATCGGCGGCATCCGTCCCGGCGCGAGCAACGAGCCGGTGCCGCTGCCCACGGCCGTCGCCGGATATCCCGCCATCGTCGCCCAAGCCGTCGATCGGTTGCGCCTTGCCGGGGTCGAGGGGCCTTATCGACTGGTGCTGGGCGATGATCCGTTCACCGCGATCAGCGGCGGCAGCGAGGAGGGCTATCCGGTGCTCCAGCACATCAATCGTCTGGTGGACGGCGATATCATCTGGGCGCCGGGCATCATGGGCGGCGTCGTCCTGACAACGCGGGGCGGCGATTTCGAACTCGATCTCGGACAGGATTTGTCGATCGGCTATCTCAGCCACACCGCCGAGGCGGTCGAGCTGTACCTGCAAGAGAGCTTCACCTTCCGGCTGTTGACGAGCGAGGCGGCTGTTTCGCTCCCGACAACGGAAGCGTCGGCGCAGCCGGCGTGAAGGCGTTGCCGGTTGCGCCGCCCGCACGCGGGCCGCAGCGAGGGGTGGGACAATGATAAGTCTCGTCGGTTGGATCGCCACGATCGCGACGATGATCGCGGCGATGATGACGGCTTCCAACCTGGGCGCGCGCGTGACGGGCTGGGGCTTCGTGGTGTTCAGCATCAGCTCGGTTTGCTGGACCACATTGGGCTACGCCACAGGACAGACAGCCTTGGTTGCCACCAATGGATTCCTGATGCTGACGAACCTAGTTGGTATCTGGCGATGGTTGGGGCAGCAGACCAAATATGAGGATGGCGGCCGATCGGCCGAAACAGCCAGCCAAAGATCCGATACGCCGAACCTGTTCACCGCGACCGGCCTGATCGGCATGGCGGTTGATGACAAGAGCGGGATGAATCTGGGCCGGGTTGTCGAGGCCCTTATCGAATGTTCGACCGGCAGGATAAACTATGTGGTGATCTCGGACGAGCGATATGCCGGTCTTGAAGAGACATTGCGAGCGGTGCCGCTCGAATCCCTCAGGATCGGCTACACGCGCATGACGCTGTTGCTGGACGGCCCGAGCTTCCTGTCACAGCCCGGCCTCAAAAGTCGTGACTGGCCCGCCTTCGCTCCGATCAATCCCTAGCAAGCGATCGCTCACACCAATTGGAGCGCGCGATCATGATCTTGACCGGGGCCAAGAAAGCGCAGGATCAGGATACGGTGGGCTTCTGGCCGGTAGAGGATGCCATAGCGGCGATAGGAACGGCGACGGATACCGTAGCGCTCATAGCGAGGCACCAGAGGATAGCCTTGGGGCAGATCGGCAAGGCGACGGGCCGCCTCACGCAATTCCTCAACAAAGCTGATGGCTCTCGCGGGATTGTCCTTTTCGATATGCTCGGCGATGTGATCGAGGTCGGCCAGCGCATCCGGCGTCAGGATGACTTTCATTGCGGCTGAGCGCTTGCCCGTGTCCGAATCCTGTCGATGATAGCATCGCAGGCGTCGTCGAGGTCGTGGGTGCGCCCCGCCTCGGCATCGGCAAGGCCGCGTTCGATCGAGGCGTCAAGATCATGCAGCCACCGTTCGACATCCTGCGTCTCGCCCTGATCGCGCCGAATGAGATCGCGAACATAATCACTCACGCTGGCATAATGCCCGCTGTCGATGCGGCGCTGGACGTAATCCCGCATAGGGTCCGGAAGGGAGACGTTCATCGAAGCCATAAATCACCTCACTACCATTATGGCAAAAACTGCCATCGGTTTCAAGGCGCCTGCCTCTCTTGTGCAGCCGATCCGCCTTCGCGTCACCGCACCGACGAGGGTAAGATCACATAACGCTAAGC from Sphingobium yanoikuyae includes:
- a CDS encoding PRC-barrel domain-containing protein, with the protein product MIAAMMTASNLGARVTGWGFVVFSISSVCWTTLGYATGQTALVATNGFLMLTNLVGIWRWLGQQTKYEDGGRSAETASQRSDTPNLFTATGLIGMAVDDKSGMNLGRVVEALIECSTGRINYVVISDERYAGLEETLRAVPLESLRIGYTRMTLLLDGPSFLSQPGLKSRDWPAFAPINP
- a CDS encoding type II toxin-antitoxin system RelE/ParE family toxin, yielding MKVILTPDALADLDHIAEHIEKDNPARAISFVEELREAARRLADLPQGYPLVPRYERYGIRRRSYRRYGILYRPEAHRILILRFLGPGQDHDRALQLV
- a CDS encoding type II toxin-antitoxin system ParD family antitoxin, translating into MASMNVSLPDPMRDYVQRRIDSGHYASVSDYVRDLIRRDQGETQDVERWLHDLDASIERGLADAEAGRTHDLDDACDAIIDRIRTRASAQPQ